The following coding sequences lie in one Arachis stenosperma cultivar V10309 chromosome 5, arast.V10309.gnm1.PFL2, whole genome shotgun sequence genomic window:
- the LOC130979362 gene encoding uncharacterized protein LOC130979362, with translation MKLHESRQTHGNITDFNLVTRNGEGYLGGSIRSTLSKTVIRGERGSVVVRSPYTEDILNLAGVLASCLDHNFLLELKLFTDYLNYHQTLDSISHHPYLSSPIGIREFYVAVQQDFGSLDNSNLSVEFQLAKARTGYHPKRRWRREVRRLKDQILIDVLDFKGSKYTDSDAARVKFCRNVWVHGAKDPQSSTKEHCDLINKVLEGLWPGFSCLVYEVACQGKLRRIF, from the exons ATGAAACTTCATGAATCAAGACAGACCCATGGTAATATAACCGATTTCAACCTAGTAACAAGGAACGGTGAGGGGTATTTGGGCGGAAGCATCAGATCAACTCTTTCAAAAACCGTTATCAGAGGTGAACGGGGTTCAGTGGTGGTCCGTAGTCCTTACACGGAAGATATACTTAATCTTGCAGGAGTGCTCGCCAGTTGCTTGGACCATAACTTTCTTCTTGAACTTAAATTGTTTACCGATTATTTGAACTACCACCAAACATT GGATTCTATATCACACCACCCATATCTATCAAGTCCAATTGGTATCCGCGAGTTTTATGTTGCGGTGCAACAAGATTTTGGTTCTTTGGACAATTCCAATTTGAGTGTTGAGTTCCAGTTGGCTAAAGCCAGGACCGGTTATCATCCAAAACGTCGTTGGCGTCGTGAAGTACGACGGTTGAAGGACCAAATTCTGATTGATGTTCTTGACTTTAAAGGATCAAAGTATACGGACTCCGATGCAGCTAGGGTTAAGTTTTGCAGGAATGTCTGGGTGCATGGAGCCAAAGACCCTCAG AGTAGTACCAAGGAACATTGTGATCTTATAAACAAGGTGCTCGAGGGTCTGTGGCCTGGATTTTCATGTCTCGTGTATGAGGTGGCATGTCAAGGAAAGCTCAGGAGAATATTTTAG